The Methylomonas sp. UP202 DNA window GACCAATTGCGCATCGTCAAACGTTTGCTAAAAAGCCTGGAGCTGGACGACAGCAAGTGGCCGGCCAAGCAAGTGCAATGGTTCATCAACGCCCAAAAGGACGAGGGCATCCGCGCCCGCCACATGTCGCAAGCCGACGACTTTTACCACCGGCAAATGCAACGCATCTATCTGGCCTACGAAGAACTCTGCGACCGCTCCGGCTTGGTCGACTTCGCCGAGCTGCTGCTGCGCGCCCACGAACTGTTGCGCGACAACGAAGACTTGCTGGCCTTTTACCGCGAGCGCTTCCGGCAAGTCCACGTCGACGAGTTCCAAGATACCAACACGATCCAGTATGCTTGGCTACGCCTGCTGACCGAAGGCAACAACAATCTGTTCGTCGTTGGCGACGACGACCAATCCATCTACGGCTGGCGCGGCGCCAAGATCGAAAACATTTTCGCCTTCCAAAAACATTATCCGGAACACGGCATCGTCAGACTGGAGCAGAACTATCGCTCCACCGGCCACATTCTCAAGGCCGCCAATGTGTTGATCGCCAACAACGAAAACCGGATGGGTAAGGAGCTGTGGACGGCGGCCGGCGACGGCCACGCAATAGGGGTTTACGCGGCTTTCAACGAACAGGACGAAGCCTATTTTGTCGTCGAAAAAATCAGACAATGGGTACGCGACGGCGGCCTGCGTAGCGAAGTCGCTATTCTTTACCGCTCCAACGCCCAATCCCGACAATTCGAGGAGCGCTTAATGACCACGGCCGTGCCCTACCGGGTCTACGGCGGCTTGCGCTTCTTCGAACGGATGGAAATCAAGAACGCTCTGGCCTATTTACGCCTGTCCAGCAATAGGGACGACGAAGCCTCATTCGAGCGAGTAGTCAACACGCCGACGCGCGGCATCGGCGCGAAAACGCTGGACGACATGCGTATTCTGGCGCGGGAACGCGGCGTTTCGCTTTGGCGAGCCGCCGAGTGCATGCTGGGCGAAAAGCAACTGAGCGCCCGTGCCGCCAATGCCCTGCAAGGCTTCATGAATCTGATCGAGGCCATAGCCCTGGCGACCGACGGCATGAACCTCTACGAGACCGTCAAATACGTCGTCGAGGCCAGCGGCCTGATCGAACTGTATAAAAAAGAAAAACAGGACAAGGGCGAAGCCAGGGTCGAAAACCTGGAAGAGCTGGTCAACGCCGCCAAGCTGTTCGATTACGACAGCGAAAACGCCGAAAACCTGTCGGAACTGGATATGTTCCTGGCGCATGCCGCGCTGGAAGCCGGCGAAATGCAGGGCGAAGCCGACCAGGATTGCGTGCAATTAATGACTTTGCATTCCGCCAAGGGCTTGGAATTCAAACTGGTCTTTCTGGTCGGCATGGAGGAAGGTCTGTTTCCGTCGCAACAAGCGGTGGACGAACCCGGCCGCTTGCAGGAAGAACGCCGTCTCTGCTACGTCGGCATCACCCGCGCGATGCAACAACTTTATCTGACCTATGCCGAGTCGCGCCGCTTATATGGCAAGGACAGCTATCCGAGACCGTCGCGCTTTCTGCGGGAAATCCCCCCGGAAGCCCTGACCGAAATTCGCCTGCGCGCCAACGTCACCCGCCCAGCCTCATCCAGTCCGGCCACGCTAGGCTCGATGGTCGATCAGAACGCCAGTTTTCGGCTGGGTCAGGCGGTCAGGCACGAGAAATTCGGCGAAGGCGTGGTGTTGCAAACCGAGGGCAGCGGCGACCAAGAAAAGGTACAGATCAATTTCCGCAACGCCGGCATCAAATGGCTGATGTTGGCTTATGCCAAATTGGACAAGGCATAAAAAAGCCGCCGTCCGAAAACTCTCGGACGGCGGCTTAAGCAGTAACGTCGATTAACCGGCGAAATCTTCGTGCACGGTAATGACTTTCAACGAGTTGGTACCGCCGCTATGACCGGTGGCATCGCCCTTGGTGATGATGAAAGAATCGCCGTCGGCAACTAAACCACGATTTCTTAATTTTTCGATGATGTAACGGTTGACCTCCGCGTTCGCCATTTTTTCGTGCGTGAACGGAATCGGGAACACACCGCGATACAGAGTAACCCGGCCCAAGGTTTTCTCGTGACTACTGAACGCGTAGATCGGAATGCCCGAGCTGATCCGCGACATCCACAACGGCGTCGAGCCGGTTTCGGTCAACGAGGCGATCCCGCTGATCTTGGTGTGGTTGGCCATGTACATCGCCGACATCGCAATCGCTTCGTCCACATGATCAAAGCTATCGGTCATCCGATGCTTGGACTTGATCACCGCAGGCTGCTTCTCGGTTTCCATGCAGATGCGCACCATCGCTTCGACCGTTTTGACCGGATGTTTGCCGGATGCGGTTTCCGCCGACAACATGATCGCATCGGTTCCGTCGACGATCGCATTCGCAACGTCGAAAACCTCGGCGCGTGTTGGAATCGGGTTTTCGATCATCGACTCCATCATCTGAGTCGCCGTGATCACCGCCCGGTTCAATTCGCGAGAACGTTTGATCAAATGCTTTTGTGCCGCCGGCAGATTGGCGTCGCCGATCTCCACACCCAAGTCGCCTCGGGCCACCATGATCACATCCGAGGCCATGATGATTTCGTCGATGACCTCCATGGCTTCTGCGCGCTCGACCTTGGCCACCAAGCCCGCGGTAGACCCGGCGGCCAGCAGCAAGGCACGCGCTTCGTGCATGTCGTCGGCGGTACGCGGAAAGGAAATCGCCACGTAATCGGCCTGGATGATCGCAATGGTCTTGATGTCTTCCTTGTCTTTATCGGTCAATGCCGCCGCCGACAAACCGCCGCCCAGTAAGTTAATACCTTTGTTGTTGGACAGATCGCCGCCGACAACCACCTTGGTATTCACTCGGGCGTTGTCCACGACATTCACGACATCCAGCACCACCCGACCGTCGTCCAGCAGCAAGCGCGTGCCCGGCTTGACTTCCCGAGCCAACGGTTCGTAGCTGATGCCGACCTGAGTATTGTCGCCGTCCAGCTTGCCGAGATTGATGTCCAACGCAAAGTCCTGGCCTTCTTCCAGCCAAACCTTGTTTTCCTTGAAGCGCTCGATACGAATTTTAGGGCCTTGCAAGTCGGCCAGAATGCCGACCCGACGACCGCTTTTTTTGCTCAACTCGCGAACCCGGTTGGCGCGATCAATGTGATCTTGCGCCGAACCGTGCGAGAAATTTAAACGGACAACATCGATGCCTGCCTTGAACAAATCTTCAAGCACGCCGGGTTTGTCCGTGGCGGGTCCCAGCGTCGCCAGGATTTTTGTTCTACGTAACTGCATGTATTCCCTTTATTTGGCGTTGTACAAAGCGACGGTGGTGTCCAGCATCCGGTTAGAGAAGCCCCATTCGTTGTCGTACCAGGACAGTACTTTGACGAAGTTTCCGCCGGTGACTTTGGTCAGACCCGCTTCGTAAATCGAGGAATGCGGATTGTGGTTGAAGTCGGAAGACACCAAAGGCTCGTCGTTGATCGCCAAAATACCTTTCAAGGAACCGTTGGCCGCTTCGCGCAAAATGCCGTCGATTTCTTCCTTGGTGGTATTGCGAGACGCCTGGAAGCACAAATCGACCACCGAGACGTTGATGGTCGGAACCCGCATCGCGAAACCGTCCAACTTGCCTTTCATTTCCGGCAACACCAAGCCAACAGCGGCGGCGGCACCGGTTTTGGTCGGAATCATCGATTGGGTGGCGGAACGCGCGCGATGCAAGTCGCTGTGATACACGTCGGTCAGTACTTGGTCGTTGGTATAGGAATGAATCGTGGTCATCAAGCCATGATCGACGCCGATGGTATCCATCAGCGGTTTCACCAGCGGCGCCAAGCAGTTGGTGGTGCAAGAAGCGTTGGAAATGACGGTATCGCTCGCTTTCAAGCTGGTGTGGTTAACGCCGTAAACAACGGTCGCATCGACATCGTTACCGCCCGGCGCGGAAATAATGACTTTTTTGGCGCCGGCGGAGAGGTGGGCGGACGCCTTGGCTTTGCTGGTGAAGAAACCGGTACACTCGTGAACCACGTCGATACCCAACTCGGCCCAAGGCAATTTAGCCGGATCGCGTTCCGCCAGAACCCGGATGCGATCGCCGTTGACCACAATGTAATCACCATCGACGGAAACATCGAACGGGAATTTACCGTGCACGGTATCGTACTTGGTCAAGTGTGCATTGGTTTTGGAATCGCCCAAATCGTTGATCGCGACGATTTGAATCTCGTTGGTGCGACCAGATTCGTACAACGCGCGCAAGACATTGCGACCGATACGACCGTAACCGTTAATTGCAACTTTAATTGCCATAGAGTTTTCTCCGGGATGAGTGTGAAGGACTAACTTCAAGATGTGCGGAAAGCACTAAAAAT harbors:
- the uvrD gene encoding DNA helicase II encodes the protein MDVSTIIAPLNDDQRLAVSAPMQAMLVLAGAGSGKTRVLVHRIAWHVQINHISPYHILAVTFTNKAANEMRHRIEELLNTSARSMWIGTFHGLAHRLLRQHAKQAKLPDTFQVMDSDDQLRIVKRLLKSLELDDSKWPAKQVQWFINAQKDEGIRARHMSQADDFYHRQMQRIYLAYEELCDRSGLVDFAELLLRAHELLRDNEDLLAFYRERFRQVHVDEFQDTNTIQYAWLRLLTEGNNNLFVVGDDDQSIYGWRGAKIENIFAFQKHYPEHGIVRLEQNYRSTGHILKAANVLIANNENRMGKELWTAAGDGHAIGVYAAFNEQDEAYFVVEKIRQWVRDGGLRSEVAILYRSNAQSRQFEERLMTTAVPYRVYGGLRFFERMEIKNALAYLRLSSNRDDEASFERVVNTPTRGIGAKTLDDMRILARERGVSLWRAAECMLGEKQLSARAANALQGFMNLIEAIALATDGMNLYETVKYVVEASGLIELYKKEKQDKGEARVENLEELVNAAKLFDYDSENAENLSELDMFLAHAALEAGEMQGEADQDCVQLMTLHSAKGLEFKLVFLVGMEEGLFPSQQAVDEPGRLQEERRLCYVGITRAMQQLYLTYAESRRLYGKDSYPRPSRFLREIPPEALTEIRLRANVTRPASSSPATLGSMVDQNASFRLGQAVRHEKFGEGVVLQTEGSGDQEKVQINFRNAGIKWLMLAYAKLDKA
- the pyk gene encoding pyruvate kinase; this translates as MQLRRTKILATLGPATDKPGVLEDLFKAGIDVVRLNFSHGSAQDHIDRANRVRELSKKSGRRVGILADLQGPKIRIERFKENKVWLEEGQDFALDINLGKLDGDNTQVGISYEPLAREVKPGTRLLLDDGRVVLDVVNVVDNARVNTKVVVGGDLSNNKGINLLGGGLSAAALTDKDKEDIKTIAIIQADYVAISFPRTADDMHEARALLLAAGSTAGLVAKVERAEAMEVIDEIIMASDVIMVARGDLGVEIGDANLPAAQKHLIKRSRELNRAVITATQMMESMIENPIPTRAEVFDVANAIVDGTDAIMLSAETASGKHPVKTVEAMVRICMETEKQPAVIKSKHRMTDSFDHVDEAIAMSAMYMANHTKISGIASLTETGSTPLWMSRISSGIPIYAFSSHEKTLGRVTLYRGVFPIPFTHEKMANAEVNRYIIEKLRNRGLVADGDSFIITKGDATGHSGGTNSLKVITVHEDFAG
- the gap gene encoding type I glyceraldehyde-3-phosphate dehydrogenase → MAIKVAINGYGRIGRNVLRALYESGRTNEIQIVAINDLGDSKTNAHLTKYDTVHGKFPFDVSVDGDYIVVNGDRIRVLAERDPAKLPWAELGIDVVHECTGFFTSKAKASAHLSAGAKKVIISAPGGNDVDATVVYGVNHTSLKASDTVISNASCTTNCLAPLVKPLMDTIGVDHGLMTTIHSYTNDQVLTDVYHSDLHRARSATQSMIPTKTGAAAAVGLVLPEMKGKLDGFAMRVPTINVSVVDLCFQASRNTTKEEIDGILREAANGSLKGILAINDEPLVSSDFNHNPHSSIYEAGLTKVTGGNFVKVLSWYDNEWGFSNRMLDTTVALYNAK